From Lolium perenne isolate Kyuss_39 chromosome 5, Kyuss_2.0, whole genome shotgun sequence, a single genomic window includes:
- the LOC127299430 gene encoding uncharacterized protein, which produces MAKKKSSSAAAPAAANGNGSHAAPEPAPEQKRDSSPEPDRKAEQLKTLNSMLLKEAVERRGQVAALTARLEEISADGDALGAAERAVARAALAAPLRAAADEAAALRARLAALQDALRLAESSAALEAGAKDEARARLEEAAGEKARFLKLLQVKEAEVASISNKVSSLAAVMAELEANNSVLLGQNGELGKELEEAKEAVRVVLAQKAEVERSFQEFKEEMEAYRVEMEGKLTAKVEELKVLGSKKAEMDARVASLETELALSVTKAEGLEAEVVAKKKELDLLKGKSDKLQSEVAAAEKKHSISAAEVERLKVELGVLVKAKEVASKAFDAEKTEITKELESLKRKVEETHADKEAAEGATREKDAEAVKLRAQLEELHVSMSQLQTSCHELDTKHSRLQSEKNSVQKALAAEKAEAGKLMSKIQTLENSNGKMDSEIGELRVALKDKNSKIEVLTNEAELLQLAVAEAQKRNKGGIWAWVYAATTTMVAAISLIYATRAQ; this is translated from the coding sequence ATGGCCAAGAAgaagtcctcctccgccgccgcccccgccgccgccaacggCAACGGCAGCCACGCCGCGCCGGAGCCGGCGCCGGAGCAGAAGCGGGACTCGTCGCCGGAGCCCGACCGGAAGGCGGAGCAGCTCAAGACGCTCAACTCCATGCTCCTCAAGGAGGCGGTGGAGCGGCGCGGCCAGGTGGCGGCGCTCACGGCGCGCCTCGAGGAGATCTCCGCCGACGGCGACGCGCTCGGCGCCGCCGAGCGCGCCGTCGCGCGGGCCGCCCTCGCCGCgcccctccgcgccgccgccgacgagGCCGCCGCGCTCCGCGCGCGCCTCGCCGCCCTCCAGGACGCCCTCCGGCTCGCCGAGTCCAGCGCCGCGCTCGAGGCCGGCGCCAAGGACGAGGCCCGCGCGCGCCTCGAGGAGGCCGCCGGGGAGAAGGCCCGGTTCCTGAAGCTCCTCCAGGTGAAGGAGGCCGAGGTGGCCTCCATTTCCAACAAGGTCTCGAGCCTGGCGGCCGTGATGGCGGAGCTGGAGGCCAACAACTCCGTGCTGCTCGGTCAGAACGGCGAACTCGGGAAGGAATTGGAGGAAGCCAAGGAGGCTGTTCGGGTGGTCTTGGCCCAGAAGGCTGAGGTGGAAAGGAGCTTCCAGGAATTCAAGGAAGAGATGGAGGCGTACCGGGTGGAAATGGAGGGGAAGTTGACGGCCAAGGTGGAAGAACTGAAGGTGCTGGGGTCCAAGAAGGCGGAGATGGATGCGAGGGTGGCCTCTCTCGAAACAGAGCTCGCGCTGTCTGTGACTAAGGCAGAGGGATTAGAGGCTGAAGTGGTGGCGAAGAAGAAGGAGCTTGATCTGTTGAAGGGCAAAAGCGATAAGCTCCAATCAGAGGTTGCAGCGGCAGAGAAGAAACACAGCATCTCTGCAGCTGAGGTTGAGAGGCTCAAGGTGGAACTGGGTGTGCTGGTGAAGGCAAAGGAGGTTGCGTCCAAGGCATTCGACGCTGAGAAGACTGAAATCACGAAGGAACTGGAGAGCCTCAAGAGGAAGGTGGAGGAAACCCACGCTGACAAGGAAGCTGCTGAGGGAGCAACACGTGAGAAGGATGCTGAAGCGGTTAAGCTGAGGGCTCAGCTGGAAGAGCTTCATGTTTCAATGTCACAGCTCCAAACATCCTGTCATGAACTTGATACCAAGCATTCACGCCTGCAAAGCGAGAAGAATTCTGTTCAGAAAGCGCTGGCTGCTGAGAAGGCTGAAGCAGGGAAGCTGATGTCCAAAATTCAGACATTGGAGAACTCCAATGGTAAAATGGACAGTGAGATTGGGGAGCTGAGGGTTGCATTGAAGGATAAGAACAGCAAGATCGAAGTCCTTACCAATGAGGCTGAGCTGCTGCAGCTCGCAGTGGCTGAAGCCCAGAAGAGGAACAAGGGTGGCATCTGGGCATGGGTGTATGCCGCCACTACGACCATGGTGGCCGCAATCTCCTTGATCTATGCCACCAGGGCCCAGTGA
- the LOC127299429 gene encoding probable histone H2AXb codes for MSSAGGRGKAKGSKSTTRSSKAGLQFPVGRIARYLKIGKYAQRVGAGAPVYLSAVLEYLAAEVLELAGNAARDNKKTRIVPRHIQLAVRNDEELSKLLGAVTIAAGGVLPNIHTTLLPKKAGKAKGDIGSASQEF; via the exons ATGAGTTCCGCCGGCGGCAGGGGCAAGGCGAAGGGCTCCAAGTCCACCACGCGGTCGTCCAAGGCCGGCCTCCAGTTCCCCGTCGGCCGCATCGCCCGGTACCTCAAGATCGGCAAGTACGCGCAGCGCGTCGGCGCCGGCGCCCCCGTCTACCTCTCCGCCGTCCTCGAGTACCTCGCCGCCGAG GTCCTCGAGCTCGCCGGCAACGCGGCGCGCGACAACAAGAAGACCCGCATCGTGCCGCGCCACATCCAGCTGGCCGTCCGCAACGACGAGGAGCTCAGCAAGCTGCTTGGCGCCGTCACCATCGCCGCCGGCGGCGTCCTGCCCAACATCCACACCACGCTGCTCCCCAAGAAGGCCGGCAAGGCCAAGGGCGACATCGGATCTGCCTCGCAGGAGTTCTAG
- the LOC127299431 gene encoding auxin-binding protein 1 has product MESRPETAAAVRGPRFAGAGRRGALLLALLFVAAAAFLPVAEPSCPRDNSVVKDINQMHQSNYGLEGLSHITVAGALAHGMKEVEVWLETVSAGKRTPIHRHSCEEVFVVLKGRGTLLLGSTSLPYPGTPQEIPFSQNSTFTVPVNDPHQVWNSDEHEDLQFLVIISRPPVKIFLYDDWSMPHTAAKLKFPFLWDEDCLAAPKDEL; this is encoded by the exons ATGGAGAGCCGACCAGAAACTGCTGCCGCCGTCCGTGGGCCCCGCTTCGCCGGCGCCGGCCGCCGAGGCGCGCTTCTCCTCGCGCTGCTCTTCGTCGCCGCGGCCGCCTTCCTCCCAGTCGCTGAGCCCTCCTGCCCGCGAG ACAATTCAGTGGTGAAAGACATAAACCAAATGCACCAGAGCAACTATGGATTGGAAGGATTATCACATATAACCGTTGCGGGAGCGCTTGCTCACGGCATGAAAGAG GTGGAGGTGTGGCTTGAGACAGTCAGCGCCGGCAAAAGGACGCCGATCCACAGGCACTCGTGCGAGGAGGTCTTTGTTGTCCTCAAAGGGAGAGGCACACTCTTGCTGGGATCGACATCGCTGCCGTACCCAGGGACGCCTCAAGAGATTCCTTTCTCTCAGAATAGCACATTCACGGTTCCTGTAAATGATCCGCACCAG GTTTGGAATTCTGATGAACATGAAGACCTGCAATTTCTTGTGATCATATCGCGCCCACCTGTGAAAAT ATTTCTGTATGACGACTGGAGTATGCCTCACACGGCAGCGAAACTGAAGTTCCCCTTTCTCTGGGATGAGGACTGCTTAGCAGCACCTAAAGATGAACTGTAG